The Cicer arietinum cultivar CDC Frontier isolate Library 1 chromosome 1, Cicar.CDCFrontier_v2.0, whole genome shotgun sequence genome contains the following window.
CCATAATTTAGTGTATCCACATACCTTACATCCATCCTCTGACCAACGCGCACCATATCCATCAGCAACCCTTATTTCAAAGACAACTCCATGTGGCGGGACGGTGTGTATATTCATCCAACAACAATGTGCTATTAACTTGTTAATAACATCCACTGCAAGCCTATTTTTATTGGAATCTAGAAAGAACATTGAAAAAAGAcagaataagaaaaaaaataatgtgttcAACTTATTAGAGAGTGAGAACAGTGAGACGCTATTAGTATACTTGCTGACACAAATATTTCAGCAAATATATTGGATCCAAACTAAAAACATCTTTAACAAAGGGAGTGCTTGAGTATAAGGACCTAGTTAAGTACTTATACTCAACTAACACTTTATTCATAACTTAATTCTATGAGTGTATCCAAATACAAGTTGGATAAGCTCAACTAAGCACTTTTTTCAATTAGATAAGCTCAAATAATTCTAAGGGCctgtttggattgacttatttaaGTTTACCTACTAGCATAAACAGCTTATGGACATGTCATAAGCTGGTTTCAGTTTATTTCCATAAGTTCTCTAAAATAGCTTAAGTTATAAGTGTTTATGCTATAAGaacttaattaagttgtttatccaaacaagCCGTAAATAAGCTCTTTCAAATGCTCTAAAAAATTTCTATGGAAACCAAATCGATATGAAGAAAAACCTAGATAACCAAGGTAGAATTAAAAAGCAATTACCAAAAAATGTCGAAAAGATTATCTTTCAAAAAAGAATTCTTACCATTTCCAACCAGAGAACCCCAATAACCACTGCTACTCCTACAGGCATGCTTCGCCAATGCTCGAGCTCCATGAGTCAAGGCATTTTCCTGAATATTGATCATTACGTGTACCTTTGGTGTGTGAAAATTTTATtgtcataaaattaaaaacaataaaattctTAACAGTTTTTGTTTAATGTGAAGATACTAGTTCGTAATGTTcttcaaaacataacaaaaaaaatcctTAAAGAAGTGAAAGCGACTAAAACTCTGCAAAAAAATGGCAACAAAGTAATTTTCTTACGTTTGGGTTGCATGGGGAATTAAATGACGCTAAGAGAGTTGATCTTGGAGGTGGAAGTGCATTAGGAATTGTCCCGGTAGTATGCATTAGACCGAGAAGGCCTTGAACACCCTCAAAGCTTAATCCCTAGATAAAAGCAGAACAGCACAATAATCAAGAATTATCTTAATTCTTCAGCTAAATTTGATATGAAAATACTCATTAGTCCACACAGAGTTAAATGAAACAAGACATGTAAATAAATAAGCATTAGTAAGCTAACCATTGTCTTTTCTGCACGTGAAATTAACAATAAAGAAGATACAAAAATTAGCAAATCAAAGGCACCAATAACCAATCATTTTGATCGGTAGAAATTTCTGAAATTGAACAAGTAGTTAGTTATTATGGTTTCAGAGAAAAGTGAACCCACAGAAAGTAAGCTAGCCAAAGAAGTGTACGGTTGAACCGGGAGTTTTGAAACAGTGATTGCAAGAACGCCATTTGTCTGTTCTTTCTCTTCCGTGTAAAACCTCCGATAGATCTTTACACCTATAATGCCATGCAATGGAAGCATCATGTAAAATCTTGGAATTGAATCAGACATGGAATGAATGGTAGTTCTTTACttcttttatattaaaactCCTTGCATGTACAAATACAATGCAATTCATAACAGTTATGTGTTCATTTTggttattcatttttaattgactaCCTCTCTAACTGATTATTTTATTTGCCTAGCTATACATGCTGCTGATTCCATTTCTTTATCTATAAACAGGACATTAGGTACCTTCTTCAACACTTTCAACTCCTGGAAGAACTTTTCCAAGACATTCTGTCTCCAACATGTCAAAGAATGAAGGATACCACTTTAGTCCCTATATAATATATTGATAAAGTAAGAGACAGAGCAAAGCCATTACAGACAGTAACACCAAATATTGACGAAACAAAGTATCACCTGAACTTCAAACACCAAAGACTTATTTAAGAGAATCCGATTTCCTAATTCAATCCtagaaaccaaaaccaaaacaGGAAAAATGAACAAGAGAAGAAGTAAAATCGCCAACATGTAGCTCATAATAAACCAATAGTCAAATATTAAGAGATGACAAAATCCAATTAAGTCCATAACATGGCTCAGGTGACTGACATAATGTCGTATGGTACATATTGATGGATTCCCTTATGCAGCTTACTTTGATACTGTTAGGACTTAGATAAAGGAAAGTTAGTTAGTAGAAATAGTTAATTGGTTGAGgttgttataattataagtAGTTATACTATTATGTTGGTAAGTAGGTGGTCATTTCCCTCTCTTATCGTAAGTGTATATGGAAGTATGGAACCTATAAATAAAGGTTCTATCCCTTATGAAAGTATCTTTTATCAAATTTAGAAATTGGGTGGTGTAAACCATTGTAGGAGTGTATCCGCTTTTGTGTATCATTTTCTTTGGAGAGATTCTCTCCTattatttcttatcttttttctaaatattagtgTTCTTCCTCTAAATCCTTAAAATTCAATTCTTGAGTTCCTAATAGATACAGATCCTTAAAATTCAATTCTTGAGTTCCTAATAGATACAGATCAAAGCATAAATATATCACATAATTTGGCTTTCTAGACAGGGGAGAGAGGCATTATATTAGTTGGTTATGTTGAATTTGGCGATCTACTACTGACTCCATGAGTCCatgcaattgaaaaaaaaaatcatgttaacatcctaaaaaaaatcatgatcTATGATGttatcttaaaattaaattaagtatacCCTTTTGTAGTGAAGGAAATCAAGAATGTTAAAATAGGATAGTAGTTATTCTGTATCTAGtcatatatttgaaattaaaaaggaagTATTGAAACCTGTTGTATTTGCCGCTGGCACACCTCCCCTCAATTGTTTTCAGACCATCTGCAGGCAATAACATCATAACACATAGTAGAATTAAATTCTAGTTAGAAGGAGATTGTCCCGCCCGAAGACAACGTTATCAATTGCCCCCGAAGGAGATTGTCCCCCTCCCCCTAACAAATTAACCATTAATGTTtgcctataaaaaaaatgttactaGCATACTATCATTTTTCATTCTCTCTTTTAAGGACAGAATTTAACTATTTAACCCAGCAACACTACTTGTGGAAATATAATATGTATCTTCTGATGTGTGATTACATCCAAATTGATCGTAATGGAATGGTCTATGGAGAGATGAATGATACCTTTTAGCTGTGTAAAAAAAGGTTCTTGAACATGGAGTTCAAAGGAAACACTCTTCAAAATCtgttgaaacaaaaacaaaaatacataaaacatTGAAACCATCATAATCATAGATATACATAGGAACAAACAAATGAAGCAGTTCACATAACATTATACATTCACTATTTCAGATCCTTTCTCCACAATCAATTTGTGCCATTCATTGTGTTTATGCAGCATGGAAGAACTTTCAAATTCATTGGTCATGGATAAATTGCAGCCTGTACTACAAAATGCTTCAGATTCCATACACGACAACAAAGCGGAAGCAAGACGCTTGTACAAAGGATACAGTGGCACTCCATCCAAAGAATCTGCTAAACAGAACAATTAGGCATATATATTGTACTTCCATAAGGATCTTACACCAACCCcacctaaaaaaaatcaaactttagaATACAAATTTGATTAGTATAGTAATTGTAAGCAATTAGGCATATTTATTGTACTTACATAAGGATCTAAACCAACCCCacctaaaaaaattcaaactttagaataaaattTGACTTCTTTAATTTTTGTGAGCAATTAGGCATATATAATTTACCTTGTGAGTGTGAAGAAGGTAATGGGTTTGTTGGGTGATGTTTGAGAAGAGTGGAGCAGAATTGTGTTGAGAGATTGAGAAGGTTAGGAGATTGAGAATGAGAATAGAGAGTGAAGTTTACAAGCTCTTCCAAACAATCACTGAGCTTCACCAATGGATCATCATCACCATTTTTGTTTTCCATTCCAACTCAACTCAACTACTGCAACTCAAAAACCTACCTAAGACCATATTTGATGATGTTATAACTTAGATTTTGATATTTCAAGTTTTGAAAAGGTTTTATATACAGTCTACTAGTTTTAGCATCTGTGCAACGCACAAGGAGAAACTTGGATAATGATACATACATTTAATATGATTTATAATTGTTGTGTCCATATACACAATGGTGATGATGTGATACAATATATCTCAATATCAATAAAGGGGTAACACATATTTTTTAGCAAATTATCAATACAACATGATAGATGGTTAATATAAGTTTGTATATCTTGTAACAAcggtaaaaaaaatgattttctatTCATTGATGACAATAGATATTGATCATGATAAACATTTATCACACACACCTCATAATTACATGATATGATTTAATGTTGCTTTTAAATGCCAAAACTACCATTGTGAAATATTTACagtttttttctaaattaacttgaaatattttaaattttataaattagggTTTAGGCCTCTCATAACAACCTAAAAAGAAAAGTTGTGCtataaatattagtaataataCAATAACAACTACTACGTCAATCAAAGTAAATAGTAGATGtcctgtattttttttttacacaaatatattgttcagctaataaaacatatatttgtCTTTCATATCTTATGTCATTCATTCTCAAGATATGACATCTGAGTGAAATAATACCCTCTCACACTTCAATCATAAGCAAAAAAGTCTTTATATTTGCTTGATTCAAATATAAGCAAAGGTCGACTAATCTATCCACATTTAGTGCTTACTAATCTATCCACATTTAGTGCTTAGTGCTATTAATCCAAAATTAGCCTTAAAATAATTCTTTATTGTTGATGGAAGATTACCATTATAATTAGAGGTATGTTAGTAAATGTATTTCTTATAATTAGAGGTATGTTAGTAAATGTATTTCTTATTTTACATGAAATCGAGAAAATTAAATATCCTTTACTATCATTCTTAATAGGTGTGTAAGAAGCTAATTTTACTAATAAGAGTCCAGATGGAGTATTTTATTGTAGAAAACTTTTAGGATCCGATTAGACAATCTATTAtggaatttttttaaacacCTTGTCAAATCTCAACTACAAATTGTTGAATGTTCTGAAAATGAAACTACCTACTTGTATTTCCACTGGACTATTTGTCCCGATCGCACATTTTATAGAGATAGAACTAGTTTTCCAAATATGCTGCCTCTGCTACCTTCACAATATCATGAGAATCAATTCTTCTCATTACCCTCCAAGAATGGAAGCACCCAATCACCTTCCCTTTTACCTTCTCCAAATGCTTCATAGATTATTGTATTGCTCTCTTCCTTGGATTCATCACAGGCTAACAATTGTTTAGTTTTCCTACGCCCTAATAACACAAGCTCCAACATATTCCTACGAGCTGCATACACTGGATTAGGCTCGATCAACCCTCCTTTCTCATAAGCCTCCCTAAGAAAAACAGTTTGAGCATTACCCTTTGTAGATATGTAAAATATCCCAGGATGATTCAGCAGTAGCTCGCGCAGATTAACTTCGATAGAGAAATCCCTTCGAAAATGAGCCAATTGATCAACCTCAACCATTTTCTCAACAGTCAAGCTCAATAGCTCATGAAGAACAGCAACGGCCCTCTTCTCATACCGTTGCACACCGCCGCATTTGACATCTTTTCTCTCATAAGGCTTTGTATAAGAAAGCCTTTGCCAAGTCTTCAACTTTTCCCTAAACCCTCTCTCAATCTTAAACCCAGTTGGGAAATTAACAGGAAATGCAAACTTGGTCTCAAATTCACTCAGCCATTTCTCTCTATACTCTTTCTCCCTCCATTTCTCAACATGAGCCATTCCCAATTCATCATCCCAACCAACCAATGCAACAATCTCCAAATCAACCAACCTAAATTCATCACTATATTTCCCAAGAATGGAGTCTCTGAAATCATTAGGAAGACCCAATTCTCTTCTCATCAACCTCAAAGCATGAACATGAAGTGTACCATTCAATGACATCATAAGCAACTTCTTCACCCTAATCACAGCCTCAAGTTCATGCTGTTTCAACACAACCTCTTCCAACAATACCAACTCCCTCATCTTCCTAGTGATTTTGCAGCACATGTTCCTCCTAAAAGGGTGAAGAAACAAGTCAAAAACGTGAGGGTATTTTTGAAGAAAGGAAGTGACAGTGACATTGAGTCCAACGATATTTCTCCAACGGGACATGAGCTGAAGGGAAACAAAAGTACCCCGTTTGCGATTTGACATGAGACTGTGGATTTTGAGAACAAGATTGAGTTTTTTGAAGTGGGTTGTTAA
Protein-coding sequences here:
- the LOC101499816 gene encoding uncharacterized protein isoform X5 — translated: MENKNGDDDPLVKLSDCLEELVNFTLYSHSQSPNLLNLSTQFCSTLLKHHPTNPLPSSHSQADSLDGVPLYPLYKRLASALLSCMESEAFCSTGCNLSMTNEFESSSMLHKHNEWHKLIVEKGSEIVNILKSVSFELHVQEPFFTQLKDGLKTIEGRCASGKYNRIELGNRILLNKSLVFEVQGLKWYPSFFDMLETECLGKVLPGVESVEEGVKIYRRFYTEEKEQTNGVLAITVSKLPVQPYTSLASLLSGLSFEGVQGLLGLMHTTGTIPNALPPPRSTLLASFNSPCNPNVHVMINIQENALTHGARALAKHACRSSSGYWGSLVGNDSNKNRLAVDVINKLIAHCCWMNIHTVPPHGVVFEIRVADGYGARWSEDGCKFIGFLEPYIHDGHSKGWKH
- the LOC101499816 gene encoding uncharacterized protein isoform X8, encoding MILKSVSFELHVQEPFFTQLKDGLKTIEGRCASGKYNRIELGNRILLNKSLVFEVQGLKWYPSFFDMLETECLGKVLPGVESVEEGVKIYRRFYTEEKEQTNGVLAITVSKLPVQPYTSLASLLSGLSFEGVQGLLGLMHTTGTIPNALPPPRSTLLASFNSPCNPNVHVMINIQENALTHGARALAKHACRSSSGYWGSLVGNDSNKNRLAVDVINKLIAHCCWMNIHTVPPHGVVFEIRVADGYGARWSEDGCKSHTFMMVTQRDGSISSANPTAQTIAVSFTYEIEYRFFLLACGEL
- the LOC101499816 gene encoding uncharacterized protein isoform X7, whose product is MESEAFCSTGCNLSMTNEFESSSMLHKHNEWHKLIVEKGSEIVNILKSVSFELHVQEPFFTQLKDGLKTIEGRCASGKYNRIELGNRILLNKSLVFEVQGLKWYPSFFDMLETECLGKVLPGVESVEEGVKIYRRFYTEEKEQTNGVLAITVSKLPVQPYTSLASLLSGLSFEGVQGLLGLMHTTGTIPNALPPPRSTLLASFNSPCNPNVHVMINIQENALTHGARALAKHACRSSSGYWGSLVGNDSNKNRLAVDVINKLIAHCCWMNIHTVPPHGVVFEIRVADGYGARWSEDGCKSHTFMMVTQRDGSISSANPTAQTIAVSFTYEIEYRFFLLACGEL
- the LOC101499816 gene encoding uncharacterized protein isoform X6; translation: MENKNGDDDPLVKLSDCLEELVNFTLYSHSQSPNLLNLSTQFCSTLLKHHPTNPLPSSHSQADSLDGVPLYPLYKRLASALLSCMESEAFCSTGCNLSMTNEFESSSMLHKHNEWHKLIVEKGSEIVNILKSVSFELHVQEPFFTQLKDGLKTIEGRCASGKYNRIELGNRILLNKSLVFEVQGLKWYPSFFDMLETECLGKVLPGVESVEEGVKIYRRFYTEEKEQTNGVLAITVSKLPVQPYTSLASLLSGLSFEGVQGLLGLMHTTGTIPNALPPPRSTLLASFNSPCNPNENALTHGARALAKHACRSSSGYWGSLVGNDSNKNRLAVDVINKLIAHCCWMNIHTVPPHGVVFEIRVADGYGARWSEDGCKFIGFLEPYIHDGHSKGWKH
- the LOC101499816 gene encoding uncharacterized protein isoform X1; this encodes MENKNGDDDPLVKLSDCLEELVNFTLYSHSQSPNLLNLSTQFCSTLLKHHPTNPLPSSHSQADSLDGVPLYPLYKRLASALLSCMESEAFCSTGCNLSMTNEFESSSMLHKHNEWHKLIVEKGSEIVNILKSVSFELHVQEPFFTQLKDGLKTIEGRCASGKYNRIELGNRILLNKSLVFEVQGLKWYPSFFDMLETECLGKVLPGVESVEEGVKIYRRFYTEEKEQTNGVLAITVSKLPVQPYTSLASLLSGLSFEGVQGLLGLMHTTGTIPNALPPPRSTLLASFNSPCNPNVHVMINIQENALTHGARALAKHACRSSSGYWGSLVGNDSNKNRLAVDVINKLIAHCCWMNIHTVPPHGVVFEIRVADGYGARWSEDGCKSHTFMMVTQRDGSISSANPTAQTIAVSFTYEIEYRFFLLACGEL
- the LOC101499816 gene encoding uncharacterized protein isoform X2 — encoded protein: MENKNGDDDPLVKLSDCLEELVNFTLYSHSQSPNLLNLSTQFCSTLLKHHPTNPLPSSHSQDSLDGVPLYPLYKRLASALLSCMESEAFCSTGCNLSMTNEFESSSMLHKHNEWHKLIVEKGSEIVNILKSVSFELHVQEPFFTQLKDGLKTIEGRCASGKYNRIELGNRILLNKSLVFEVQGLKWYPSFFDMLETECLGKVLPGVESVEEGVKIYRRFYTEEKEQTNGVLAITVSKLPVQPYTSLASLLSGLSFEGVQGLLGLMHTTGTIPNALPPPRSTLLASFNSPCNPNVHVMINIQENALTHGARALAKHACRSSSGYWGSLVGNDSNKNRLAVDVINKLIAHCCWMNIHTVPPHGVVFEIRVADGYGARWSEDGCKSHTFMMVTQRDGSISSANPTAQTIAVSFTYEIEYRFFLLACGEL
- the LOC101499816 gene encoding uncharacterized protein isoform X3, translating into MENKNGDDDPLVKLSDCLEELVNFTLYSHSQSPNLLNLSTQFCSTLLKHHPTNPLPSSHSQADSLDGVPLYPLYKRLASALLSCMESEAFCSTGCNLSMTNEFESSSMLHKHNEWHKLIVEKGSEIVNILKSVSFELHVQEPFFTQLKDGLKTIEGRCASGKYNRIELGNRILLNKSLVFEVQGLKWYPSFFDMLETECLGKVLPGVESVEEGVKIYRRFYTEEKEQTNGVLAITVSKLPVQPYTSLASLLSGLSFEGVQGLLGLMHTTGTIPNALPPPRSTLLASFNSPCNPNENALTHGARALAKHACRSSSGYWGSLVGNDSNKNRLAVDVINKLIAHCCWMNIHTVPPHGVVFEIRVADGYGARWSEDGCKSHTFMMVTQRDGSISSANPTAQTIAVSFTYEIEYRFFLLACGEL
- the LOC101499816 gene encoding protein ROOT PRIMORDIUM DEFECTIVE 1 isoform X4, with translation MNPLSTFRYRITTPSFSFSFSPFFLFNQKRWKKPVISAQTRLEERIRDPHFDKLTTHFKKLNLVLKIHSLMSNRKRGTFVSLQLMSRWRNIVGLNVTVTSFLQKYPHVFDLFLHPFRRNMCCKITRKMRELVLLEEVVLKQHELEAVIRVKKLLMMSLNGTLHVHALRLMRRELGLPNDFRDSILGKYSDEFRLVDLEIVALVGWDDELGMAHVEKWREKEYREKWLSEFETKFAFPVNFPTGFKIERGFREKLKTWQRLSYTKPYERKDVKCGGVQRYEKRAVAVLHELLSLTVEKMVEVDQLAHFRRDFSIEVNLRELLLNHPGIFYISTKGNAQTVFLREAYEKGGLIEPNPVYAARRNMLELVLLGRRKTKQLLACDESKEESNTIIYEAFGEGKREGDWVLPFLEGNEKN